The DNA window TCTGGTTCTCGACGATGTGGGCCGAGAGGCGTGTGCCGCCCGTGTAGCAGAGGAGCATCGAGTACTCGAGCTCGTTCACCACCTCGCGGCGGATGCGCAGAGGATTGACGACCGTGTGATCGCTGAAGAACTCGATGAAGTTGAACCCTCCGAACGTGGCGGCGTACTGATCCTGGCGTCCCCCGGCGATCTTGAGGTCGAGCCGTTCGATCCTGTAGGTGAGCTCCGCAATCTCGTAGTTCGTGAGCGGTTCGCTCAACCATTCCCGGAAGAGGCCCACCAGGGTCGCGACGAGCGTCGATGAGGCGCCGAGTCCGCTTCCCGGGGGAGCGTCGGTGTGGACGAGAAGATCGAAGCCGCTCGGGAAGCCGACCGAGTGTCCGCCTCGCCTCGCGCCTGACCGCGCGAGGCTCACCTGGCGGAAGTGGTTCACGACCCCCTTCAGCAGGTCGAGGGAGCCGTCGATCGGCAGCTCCGTCTCGGCCGGATGCGTCTCGGAGATGTCGTAGTCGAGGCTCGTCAGAGAGAGGAGAGCGTCGTCGCGGGTGCGCAAGGTCGCGTAGACATACTTGTCGATCGTCGTCGAGAGCACGACGCCGCCCTTCTCCTCGGGATAGGGCGAGACATCGGTGCCCCCGCCGCAGAAGGAGATTCTGAGCGGGGCCTTCGCGCGAAGGATCATGGCAGGTCCATCTTCAGGGACGCCGCCCCGACTGTCAACGCGCGGCCGAACCGCCGCTCCCGCCGGCGCGGCGCAGCCGCGAAGCCGCCTCCAGACGCCTGCGGATCGGGACGAAATCGTGATCCGCGCGGCGAA is part of the Candidatus Eisenbacteria bacterium genome and encodes:
- a CDS encoding GHMP kinase: MILRAKAPLRISFCGGGTDVSPYPEEKGGVVLSTTIDKYVYATLRTRDDALLSLTSLDYDISETHPAETELPIDGSLDLLKGVVNHFRQVSLARSGARRGGHSVGFPSGFDLLVHTDAPPGSGLGASSTLVATLVGLFREWLSEPLTNYEIAELTYRIERLDLKIAGGRQDQYAATFGGFNFIEFFSDHTVVNPLRIRREVVNELEYSMLLCYTGGTRLSAHIVENQTRSYREGNPKVVHSLDRMKDLTFEMKSVLLRDRVQGFGELLHEAWIEKKNLDPAITSGQIDRLYEVARAAGATGGKILGAGGGGYLLCFCPFDRKQAIARALEGEGGALVPFALEERGLQTWSVPQENGEKSGP